A single region of the Stigmatopora argus isolate UIUO_Sarg chromosome 6, RoL_Sarg_1.0, whole genome shotgun sequence genome encodes:
- the LOC144075494 gene encoding uncharacterized protein LOC144075494 gives MSHMDTHTWISSVSAYLLPVQSHCPYTRMHIATVCACLCEDKAQPVILNTHTSLSTMLSSESFHMAIREYSLKCLQWLHGSAACGNYSFNSTAHNQQIYETAAN, from the exons ATGTCACACATGGACACCCACACCTGGATCTctagtgtgt CTGCTTACCTCCTTCCAGTCCAGTCTCATTGTCcttacacacgcatgcacatcGCTACCgtttgtgcatgtttgtgtgagGACAAGGCGCAGCCGGTCATTTTGAATACACACACCTCGCTGAGCACCATGCTGAGTTCTGAG TCTTTCCACATGGCCATTCGAGAATATTCACTGAAATGCCTCCAGTGGCTCCATGGATCTGCTGCTTGTGGCAATTATTCATTCAACAGTACAGCACACAACCAGCAG ATCTATGAGACAGCAGCAAACTAG
- the klhdc8a gene encoding kelch domain-containing protein 8A yields the protein MAVPSAQEFHWQSLARLPSGRVYHALSDVGGQMYMLGGCDAAGKPCPTVELYSPEGDRWIGLPSMPTPRAGAAVAALGKQILVVGGVGEDQRPLKVVEIYNTEEGRWRKKSALREALMGVSITVKDGRALAVGGMGADLLPRNILQQYDFRKDVWALLPPMPTPRYDANTHLLDNKLYVAGGRQCKRPVKAFEMYDTETRSWTTLPMLSCKRSYAGVLWDSAGGRLCLLGGLRQGGGHQSSKFTKNVNIFDCNQGIWLKSDETVNLKTKRADFVAALLRGRMVVAGGLGHEPSALDTVEAFHPVKKKWEQLASMTFPRCSASSIVIRDRLLVVGGVNQVPSSAHEILYVKEEEYL from the exons ATGGCTGTGCCTTCAGCCCAAGAGTTTCACTGGCAAAGTCTAGCACGACTACCCAGTGGTCGTGTCTACCACGCTTTATCAGATGTGGGAGGGCAGATGTACATGCTGGGAGGCTGTGACGCTGCAGGGAAGCCGTGCCCCACCGTGGAACTATATTCCCCAGAG GGGGACCGATGGATAGGCCTGCCCTCTATGCCTACTCCACGTGCTGGAGCTGCTGTAGCAGCCCTTGGAAAGCAGATCCTAGTTGTGGGAGGAGTAGGTGAAGACCAGAGACCATTGAAGGTGGTGGAAATATATAACACAGAGGAAGGAAGGTGGAGGAAGAAAAGTGCCTTGCGGGAAGCTCTGATGGGTGTGTCCATCACTGTAAAAG ATGGACGTGCTCTTGCTGTGGGTGGAATGGGTGCTGACTTGCTCCCTCGTAATATCCTTCAACAGTATGACTTTCGGAAGGATGTGTGGGCTCTACTTCCTCCCATGCCCACTCCACGCTATGATGCCAATACACATTTATTGGATAACAAACTTTATGTAGCAG GTGGCCGCCAGTGCAAGCGCCCTGTAAAAGCATTTGAGATGTATGACACTGAGACCCGCTCGTGGACAACGCTTCCAATGTTGTCATGTAAACGCTCCTATGCGGGTGTGTTATGGGACAGTGCAGGGGGGAGGCTGTGTTTGCTGGGAGGTCTGCGCCAAGGAGGCGGACATCAAAGCTCCAAGTTTACCAAGAACGTCAACATTTTTGACTGCAATCAAG GTATTTGGCTGAAGTCGGATGAGACCGTGAACTTGAAGACAAAGAGAGCTGACTTTGTTGCAGCTTTGTTGCGTGGCCGTATGGTGGTGGCCGGTGGACTAG GTCATGAGCCTTCAGCTCTGGACACAGTGGAGGCTTTTCATCCTGTGAAGAAAAAGTGGGAGCAACTGGCTTCCATGACATTTCCCCGATGTTCAGCTTCCTCCATCGTCATCAGAGATCGCCTTCTAGTGGTTGGAGGAGTCAACCAG GTGCCCAGCTCAGCCCATGAAATTCTGTATGTAAAAGAAGAGGAGTATCTGTAG